The DNA region ACCGGCTGATGCTCTTCATTAAGCAGGTTAATGGTAAGGTCGCGGCGGTCTATCTGGTTCAGTTTTACGGTGTTCATCCAATCATAAAACTCGTTATCGTTAGCAAATGTGCCGCGTTTTAGGGTGATATTACCGTATTTGCGCATGCCGGGCATTTTTACCTTGTTATATTCTTTACTGCTGCCTTCGCGGTATTCAACCACTTCGGTTTCAATTTGTAAGCCGGTTACTTCGGTAAAACCGATGCGTGTGCCACCCCAGTCAACCTGGAAATGGAATTTGGGTAGAGGATAATTTGCCATTTTATTTGTTTTAAATGAAATTCAATTTATTTATATGGAAGCTATTAATTAGCTTCACACCAAGTAATTAATAATGAATCTGTTAGCTTTAAGCTTTATGCATTCCGCTTTAAGCTTTTATATCATTAACTCTCCTGCATTTTGTGTGAGAAACGGAGGATGATGAACTCAGCAGGCCTTACTACAGCCATACCAATTTCAACTATCATGCGGCCCTCCAAAATATCGAGTGCGGTCATGGTTTCGTTAAGGCCAACATTTACAAAAAACGCGTCTTCGGGTTTAGCGCCCTGTAAGGCCCCGGCACGCCATTGCAGCGTTAAAAAGTTCTGGATCATTACCCGCACCTTTGTCCAGGTGTTGGCATCATTGTTTTCAAATACGAAAGGATAGGTGGCTTTTTTAACCGATTCTTCAACCATGATAAAGAAACGCCTGACAGGGATATAGCGCCATTCATTATCATTGCCTGCTAAGGTACGCGCTCCCCAAACCAAAGTGCCCCGGCCCGCAAAAGCCCTGATAGCATTAATTGATTTACCGGTGGCAGTAACGTTCATATCGTCCTGATCGCTGTTGTCAATTTTCACAACAGGGCCAATTACGTTGTTAAGGCTTACGTTGGCAGGCGCTTTCCAAACGCCGCGGGTGCCGTCAACATTGGCATACACCCCTGCTATTGCCCCAGACGGGGGAATAGTGCTCATTTTAAGTGTTATTGCCGAGTTAGCAGCGCTGAAAAATACGTTGCCCGAGAATAAAGCCTGCTCGGCAAGGTTTTCATAAAACAGGGCACCATTTATTAATGCGCCAAAACCAGTTAAAATGGTGGCAACTGTATCCTGTAATGCCTGTACAATGGAAAGTGCACCGGCTGCATCTTTGGTAAAATTATCTGCATTGGCAGCTATTGCCGCATAGGTTGAATTGGTTATCCATGCTGTATTATCCAATACCGAATAAACAGGCGTTGGATTACGACCAGCGGTTGTATTAGCAGCCACCTTGGCATTTTTTTCGTAGGCAATGAGGTTGGTGACGGCAGCGGAAAGCTTTGCATCTTTGCTCAATGCATCAATATCTTTGCCATATAACGCACCAACAGCGGGCGCATCTTTAGCCTTTTTACCCGCGGTAACAATGGCGGCCAACAAATCGAGGTAACTGGTTAGCTGTACATCGGGCGTTATATTTTTAGCAATATTATTTGCCAGCGCGG from Mucilaginibacter sp. SJ includes:
- a CDS encoding phage tail protein translates to MANYPLPKFHFQVDWGGTRIGFTEVTGLQIETEVVEYREGSSKEYNKVKMPGMRKYGNITLKRGTFANDNEFYDWMNTVKLNQIDRRDLTINLLNEEHQPVVTWSVKNAFPVKIQSADLKADANEAAIETLEVAHEGLTIKNG
- a CDS encoding phage tail sheath C-terminal domain-containing protein; this translates as MAYKTPGVYVQEIALFPPSVAQVETAIPAFIGFTAFALTPEGKSLVNVPTRIKSLLEFESLFGGGYVPATIKVTVNPATNQILNVVPDKRFHLYVSLRQYFDNGGGPCYIVSVGDFSAAVTAPPISGGIDTLSAEDEPTLIVFPDAVELISGGKPDLVAFSGLQTKALGLCASMQDRFSILDVLQGDKRQDVSNKPIDNFRSSIGINNLNYGAAYYPWIITSYDVNVDFRQMEFWNNASPSVKITNYDSFSKSPAEKALVTNLQNAIKDTDKVIGSVFSNAADATALRVSGIDAVKAKLTALANNIAKNITPDVQLTSYLDLLAAIVTAGKKAKDAPAVGALYGKDIDALSKDAKLSAAVTNLIAYEKNAKVAANTTAGRNPTPVYSVLDNTAWITNSTYAAIAANADNFTKDAAGALSIVQALQDTVATILTGFGALINGALFYENLAEQALFSGNVFFSAANSAITLKMSTIPPSGAIAGVYANVDGTRGVWKAPANVSLNNVIGPVVKIDNSDQDDMNVTATGKSINAIRAFAGRGTLVWGARTLAGNDNEWRYIPVRRFFIMVEESVKKATYPFVFENNDANTWTKVRVMIQNFLTLQWRAGALQGAKPEDAFFVNVGLNETMTALDILEGRMIVEIGMAVVRPAEFIILRFSHKMQES